CCGCCGTGCCGGGCGACCGTATCATGGTCCAAATCCTTCAAGGCGCGGGCGAATCACCCGCGACGCCGGAGAATCTCGCAGGGTCCGCCGGCAACATTGCGGCGATTCCCGCGCCGAAAATGGCGAAATCGCCGCAGGCGTTAACGCTCACCCCCCGGTTGTTAACCTTTGGGCGCGTTCTCGCGCGAATGTGAAGGGTGCGACGCCAGTAACCGGGGCGGTCAGGCTCCGGCGGCGATGCGGGCGGGGTCGTCGACCTCGGCGCCGGGCTGCCAGTCCATGGCGACGAAACCCGGGGTCTGCTCGACCCGGCGCAGCCAGCTGCGGATCGCAGGGAAGGTTGCGAGATCATAATCGCAGCGGTCGGCGACGTGGGTGTAGCCGTACACCGCGATGTCGGCGACCGTCAGCTGTCCGGCGGCGAAATAGGCGTGGTTCCTGAGATGATTTTCCATCACCTGCAGCGCCGCGTAGCCGCGCTCCATCCAGTCTTCCAGCGCGTGGGTCTGCAGGTCGCGGCCGCCCTTGACCAGCGACAGCCAGAAATAGGCGGCGCCGATATTGGGCTCCAGCGCATGCTGTTCGAAGAACATCCATTGCAGCGCCTCGGCGCGCTCGATGCGCGATTCCGGCGCCAGCGAGGTGCCGCCGCAGACATACCAGAGGATGGCGTTGGACTCCGCGAGGTAACGTCCTTCGCCGACTTCCAATAGCGGCACCTGTCCGCTCGGGTTCTTCGCCAGAAAGTCCGGCGTGCGGCTTTCGCCGCGCAAAATGTCGACTTCGATCGCGTGATACGGCGCATTGAGCAGCGCCAGCGCAAGGCGGACCTTGTAGCTGTTGCCGGAGCGCTGCATCGAATAGAGCTTGTACATCGTGTTCAGGGTTTCGTCCGGTCGAGAGGATGTGCACGCATGGCGAGCTTGTCGCGACGCGCCTAAACAATGATGCCGTTACCGATGGCTCGCAAGACCTGCCGGATGGAAAAAGTCGAAAACCTCTACCGCACTGCACGCGTGCAGAATGATTCCATCAATATGGCACGCAACACGTGCAAACAATTCAGATCACGCTTGCGCGATTCGGCGCGCGCCGACCGCAATGTCGGCGCGATCCAGCGCCGCGCGCCGCAGGACGAACGCATAAAAGGCAAGCATCACCATCAGCCCAAGGGGAATGGTGGTCACGCCGGCGATGCTGCGCGACAGCAGCGGCACGATCCAGGCCGCTGCCAGCAGGCTGATCTCGAAATCGCGGAAACCCCGATCGAGGCCGTATCGCGCGAAGAAGGCGATCGCGACCGCCAGCACCACGAGGTCATAGTCGAGCACGTAGGGCGTCGCCAGCAGGCTGCCTACCGCCAATGCGGCAGCCTTGAGTTCGAACGCGGCATCGCTGTGCCAGAGCCAGGCCAGGCTGGCGGCAAGCGAGACCAGCAGCGAAGCCTGCACCGCATAGGCGATCGGTACGCCGACGCCCCAGGCCCGTACCGCCGAGAAGATCGACTGAATCTTTTGCCAGCCGGTGCCACCCTGTTCGAGCACGATGGTCTGCGTGAAATTCATCGAGTCGGTGAAGGCATGCCAGATGCTGCCGCCCAGCGTCAGGAAGCTGACGGCGACCAGCACGGCAACGGTGATGGCCGCCGCGCCGATCGTGCGCCAGCGTCCGCCTGCAACGAGGGCGATCGGGATCAGCACGCCGAACTGCGGCTTGTAGGCCAGTAGCCCGATCAGCACGCCGGCAAGCGTCGGCCTTCGATCGAGCCAGTGCAGGGCGCCGCCGAGCAGCGCTGCGGTGAGGAATCCGTTCTGGCCATGACCGACATTGACGAACACCGCGGGAAAAGCTGTGGCCGCAAGCAACGTTTCGGGACGCGGCAGGATGGCGCGGATCGCGGCGAGGTAGGCGGCAAAGCTTGCGATCAGCCAGATCGCCAGGCCCCACGCATAGGGGACGGCGGCGACGAGCACGGCGATCGCAAGGAAGAACGGCGGATAGTGCCAGCCGTAGAACGGCACCTCGCGGCCGTCGAACACCGCCTTCTCGGCGGCATGCTGCAGCGGAGGCGCATAGGCTTCCGCCGAGCGGCCCTGCCAGGTCAATGCACCCGCGGCGTAGACATTGGAGAAATCGGTGCCGATCGGCTGGCCGTTGCGGTCGATCAGGCCGTCGGCGACCGCGATCCATCCGGCGAATACCAGGACGGAGAGGCCGAACAGGATCAGGCTGTAGCCGCGCATCCGCGCCGCCGTCAGCCAATCGCCCGATCGCAGCCCTTGCCGGATATTTGTCATTTCGCCGCGGAATTTGCCGAATATTGCGCTGATATTGCTCCGACCGTACCGAGCCCACTTTAACGTTCTCTAAAGTTTGGGCCTCACCGGCCAAGCTTCTTGCGATGCAGCGCGCAGCGCCTTAGGGTGCAGCGATCCCATCAGAAAGAGTCGTGGAATCCTTGCGAGTTCACGACGTTTGCCCAGAGATAATCAGGAGATAATGATGACCTTCCTGTCTGCTGCGCTCGACCGTGTAAAGCCGTCCGCGACCATCGCGGTCACGGATAAAGCACGCGCGCTGAAAGCGGCGGGCCGCAACGTCATCGGCCTTGGCGCGGGCGAGCCGGATTTCGACACGCCCGCCAACATCAAGCTGGCGGCGATCCACGCCATCGAGGCCGGCAAGACCAAGTACACCGACGTCGGCGGCATTCCCGAGCTGAAGGAAGCCATCATCGCCAAGTTCCAGCGCGAGAACGGCCTGACCTACAAGCCGAACCAGGTCATCGTCGGCACCGGCGGCAAGCAGGTGCTCTACAATGCGCTGATGGCGACCATCAATCCCGGCGACGAGGTGATCATCCCGGCGCCGTACTGGGTGAGCTATCCGGAAATGGTGGCGCTGGCCGGCGGCGAATCCGTTCCGGTGGTGTGCCCGGCTTCGAGCGGCTTCAAGCTGCGGCCCGAGGATCTGGAAAAGGCGATCACGCCGAAGACCAAGTGGATCATCCTGTGCTCGCCGTCGAACCCGACCGGCGCCGCCTATACGCGCAGCGAGCTGAAGGCGATCACCGACGTGCTGGTGAAGCATCCGAACATCTGGGTGATGACCGACGACATGTACGAGCACCTGGTCTATGACGACTTCGTGTTCTCGACGCCGGCGCAGGTCGAACCGAAACTCTACGACCGCACGCTGACCGTGAACGGCGTCTCCAAGGCCTATTGCATGACCGGCTGGCGCATCGGCTATGCCGGTGGTCCCGCCGAACTGATCAAGGCGATGCAGACGATCCAGTCGCAGTCGACCTCGAACCCGTCGTCGATCTCGCAGTGGGCGTCGGTCGAGGCGCTCAACGGTCCGCAGGATTTCATCCCCGTGCACAACAAGGTGTTCAAGGAACGCCGCGACCTCGTGGTGTCCATGCTCAACCAGGCCAAGGGCATCGAATGCCCGCGGCCCGAAGGCGCGTTCTACGTCTATCCGTCCTGCGGCGGCACCATCGGCAAGACCTCGCCGTCCGGCAAGGTGATTGCGAACGACGAGGACTTCGTCACCGAATTGCTGGAAACCGAAGGCGTCGCCGTCGTGCAGGGTTCGGCGTTCGGGCTTGGACCGGCATTCCGGATTTCCTACGCGACGAAAACCTCCGATCTCGAAGACGCCTGCAAACGTATCCAGCGCTTTTGCGGCAACCTGCGGTAGCGCGTTTCGCGTCGACGGAACTGTCGTTCGGCTCGCGTTGGCAAACGCGTCAAAATAATGACGTGTCAAATCACATCACACGTCGCACGTTTGATGTTTTGACGTCTTCTTTGGGAAGCGCCTTGTTTTGAACACGGCGCTTCCTTCCTGTCCGCTCCGCAAATCAAGTTCCTCTTGCGGAGATTCAGAGACATGAGATTCCTGACACTGACCCTTGCCACGGCTGCGCTGATCGCGCCGCTTGCCAGCGCCAACGCGCTGCCGCCAGTTCGCGCCGGCATCCTGCAATGCCAGGGCGGCCAGAACGTCGGCTTCGTGGTCGGCTCGGTGACCAGCCTCGAATGCGTGTTCCAGAGCGAGGGGCGGCGTCCCGAACCCTACATCGCGACCGTGCGCCGCTATGGCCTCGACCTCGGTATCACCGCGCAGACGCAACTGGCCTGGGCGGTGAACGCGCCGAACAGCCGGATCAGCCGCGGCGATCTCGCCGGCAATTATGGTGGCGTCGGCGCCAACGCGTCGGTCGGTATCGGCGGCGGCGGCAATTTCCTGGTCGGAGGCCCCGCGAACTCTTACGCGCTGCAGCCGATCAGCTTGCAGGGCCAGACCGGGCTGAACGTCGCCGCCGGGATCGCCGATATCGAGCTGCAGCCGTTCCGCGGCCACGCGCCGCGCCGGCATTATCACCGCCATCGGCGCGGCTGAGATTGGTTACGGTTGAAGGAAAGGCCCGCGCAAGCGGGCCTTTTTTTGTGTAGCTCGCCATTCCTTCAGTGGCTGTCATTCCGGGGCGATGCGTAGCATCGAACCCGGAATCTCGAGATTCCGGGTTCGCTTCGCGCCCCGGAATGACGCCCAAAATCTGGCAGCGCCCTTAATGTTATGGCATAGAACTCTCAGCGCCGCGGGCACGGCGCGTTGTCCTGTTCTCTGCTCGCATCACCATTTTTCAGCCGGAGACGTCTTCATGCATCGCTTCCTCATTCTTGCCGGTGCGGCACTTGCCATGCTGACCGCATCCATCGCCTGCGCCAACGCGCAAGCTCCGGGACGCGTGCAGGTCGGCGTTCTGGAGTGCCGCGGCGCTGCCAGCATTGGTTTTGTCGTCGGTTCCGTGACCAATCTCGGTTGCGTGCTGCGCGCCGAAGGCCTGCCGGAAGATCGCTACATCGCCACCATTCGCAAGCTCGGTCTCGATCTCGGCATCACCCAGGAATCGGCGCTGGCCTGGGGCGTGTTCGCACCGGTGGCGCGGCTCGGGCCGGGCGATCTCTCCGGCACCTATGCCGGGGCACAGGGCAGTGCGACGCTCGGCGTCGGTGTCGGCGGCAATGTGCTGATCGGCGGATCCAACAATTCGATCGCGCTGCAGCCGTTGAGCGTGCAGGGCCAGGTCGGGGTCAGCGTTGCCGCCGGACTCGAAAGCCTGGAACTGCGACCGGGACGTTAACTGCTCATCTGCTGCCTCGCCCCCGCACTTGGGGCGAGGGTAAAACCAGGGCGCGTCACGATGCAGCGCAGCGACATTTCCTGCTTGCCAAAACAGCGGGACGGGCGGAGCATCCGATTTGCCGACCCAATCAAGGGCCGAGCTCCAACGTTAGGAGGCGGCAATGGGACAAGATGTCAGAAGTCCCCGAGGTCCACGGTGCATTGCGCTGGTGGGCCCTTTCCAGAGTGGTAAAACCTCCCTTCTTGAAGCCATCCTGGCGCGCACAGGCGCCATCCCCCGAGCCGGCAGCGTCGATGCGGGAACTTCGGTGGGCGATTCCAGCCCCGAAGCGCGCCACCACAAGATGGGCGTAGGCCTCAGCGCCGCCACAACCAGTTTCATGGGCGACAGCTATACCTTTATCGATTGTCCCGGCTCGATCGAGTTTGCGCAGGACATGCGCGCGGCGCTTCCCGCGGTCGATGCTGCGGTCGTGGTCTGCGAAGCCGACGAGAAGAAGTTGCCGCAACTGCAGATCATCCTGCGCGAGCTCGAGGATCTCGGCATTCCGCGCTTCCTGTTCCTGAACAAGATCGATCGCGCCAACAAGCGCATCCGCGAGACGCTCGCGACCCTGCAACCGGCGTCGCGCGTGCCGCTGGTGCTGCGCCAGATTCCGATCTGGAACGGTGAACTGATCGAAGGTTTTGTCGATCTCGCGCTGGAACGCGCTTTCGTCTATCGCGAGCACAAGGCTTCCGAAGTCGTGGATCTCGACGGCGGCAATCTCGACCGCGAGAAGGAAGCGCGGTTCTCGATGCTGGAAAAGCTCGCCGATCACGACGACGCGCTGATGGAGCAACTGCTTGAAGACATTCAGCCGCCGCGCGACGCGGTGTTCGACGATCTCGCGCGCGAATTGCGCGAAGGCCTGATCTGCCCGGTGCTGCTCGGAGCCGCGACCCGCGAAAACGGCGTGCTGCGGCTGATGAAGGCGCTGCGGCATGAGGCGCCCGATGTCACCACGACCGCCAAGCGGCTCGGGGTGTCCTCGCAAAAGGACGCGCTGGCCTACGTGCTCAAGACCGTGCATTTGCAGCACGGCGGCAAGCTGTCGCTGACGCGGATGCTGGCCGGCCACCTCGATGACGGCGCGACGCTGCAGTCCTCGTCCGGCGAAACCGGTCGCGTATCCGGCATCCTCGCCGTCAACGGCGCCTACGACAGCAAGCGCGCCGCGGCGGAAGCCGGCGATACCATCGCACTCGGCAAGCTCGACGCCATCAGGACCGGCGACACGCTGTCGAGCGGCAAGACCGCACCATCCGCGCTCGCGCATGTCGAACCGGCGCCGCCGGTGCTGGCGATGTCGCTGGCGGCCACCGACCGCAAGGACGACGTCAAGCTCGGCCAGTCGCTGCTGCGGCTGAACGAGGAGGACCCGTCACTCACCATGGTGCAGAACCCGCAAACCCACGACATCGTGCTGTGGGGACAGGGCGAGATGCATTTGCGCGTGGCGCTCGAAAGGCTGCACGAGCGCTTCGGCGTCAACGTCAAATCGCATGCGCCCGCGATCGGCTACCAGGAGACCATCCGCAAATCGATCACGCAGCGCGGCCGCCACAAGAAGCAGTCCGGAGGCCACGGCCAGTTCGGCGACGTGGTGCTGGAGGTCAAGCCGATGCCGCGCGGCTCGGGCTTCGAATTCCACGAAAAGGTCGTCGGCGGCGCGGTGCCGCGCAACTATATCGGCGCGGTCGAGGAGGGCGTGGTCGACGGGCTGACGCGCGGCCCGCTCGGCTTCCCCGTCATCGACCTTACGGTGACGCTGACGGACGGCTCCTATCACAGCGTCGACTCCTCCGATCTCGCGTTCCGCACCGCGGCGCGGATCGGCATGAGCGAGGCGCTGCCGCAGTGCCAGCCGGTGCTGCTGGAGCCGATCCACATGGTGGAGATCGTCTGCCCGACCGATGCCACGGCGAAGATCAATGCCATTCTGTCGGCGCGGCGCGGCCAGATTCTCGGCTTCGATACCCGCGAGAACTGGCCGGGATGGGACTGCGTGCGCGCCACCATGCCGGAAGCCGAGATCGGCGACCTGATCGTGGAACTGCGCTCGGCCACCGCCGGCGCCGGCAGTTTTACAAGGCAGTTCGACCGCATGTCCGAAGTCACCGGCCGCGCCGCCGACCAGATCATCGCCGCGCACCGGGTGGCGGCGTAGCCTTTGCCGGTCGTGCCGCCCTGTCGGGAGGCATGATCATTGGCAACGCCTTCGATCACAGCTAGCTTGCGCATCAGGGTTGGTGCGCAAGTCCACGATGCTTGATTCACGCCGCAACGTTGTCCTGGCCTGCGCGCTGAGCGCGCTTGCCGGCTATGTCGATGCCATCGGCTATCTGCACCTTGGCGGCCTGTTCGTCTCCTTCATGAGCGGCAATTCGACCCGGATGGGCGTCGCCATCGCGCAGGCGCATTGGCAGACCGCGGCGGAAGCGTTCGGACTGATCGCGCTGTTCGTAATCGGGGCGGCGGCCGGCAGCCTGATCGTGCTCGGCCACGGTGCGCATCGTCAGCCCTTTGTGCTGCTGGCGGAGGCCTTGCTGCTGGCCGTCGCCGCGCTCGCCTATACGTTCGGTCAGCCGAGCCTCGCGGTGGCCGCGATCGTGCTGGCGATGGGGCTGGAGAACGCCGTGTTCCAGATCCATGGCGGCGCCGGTCTCGGTCTGACCTACGTCACCGGCGCGCTGATCAAGGTCGGCCAGCTGATGGCGAAGGCGGTGACCGGCGGCCCGCGCTGGGCCTGGGCGCCCAATCTCATGTTGTGGGCGGCGCTGGTCGCGGGCTCGGTGCTCGGCGCGCTGGCCTATGCCTGGATCAATCTTGCTGCGATCTGGTTTGGCGCGGCCGCGGCGCTGGCCCTGAGCGGCATCGTTGCCGCGACCAACCGGCAACCACCCCGGATCAAGTCCGAGGGCATGCTTCGCTCGAAAACGCATTGACTTAGGTCCCGGCTTGCCCGATTTGACGGCCATGACAAGTGGAACCAAATCCCCCGCGGCCTGCCTGATCGGGTGGCCGGCGGCGCATTCGCGCTCGCCGCTGATCCATCATTACTGGTTGCGGACGCTTGGCATCGAAGGCGGCTACGTCATCGAGGCCGTACCGCCCGACGAGTTCGGGGATTTTGTTCTGCGGCTTTCCGTTCGCGGCTTCGTCGGCGCCAACGTCACTATTCCGCACAAGGAGCGCGCCCTGGCGCTGTCGAAGCCGGACGACCGCGCCCGCGCGGTCGGTGCGGCCAATACGCTGTGGTTTAGGGACGGCGAGCTGTGCTCGACCAATACCGACGTCGAAGGCTTCATCAACAATCTCGACGCCTGCGCGCCCGGCTGGGACAAGGCGGAGGACGCACTCGTGCTGGGCGCCGGCGGTTCGTCGCGCGCGGTATTGTTCGGATTGATCGAGCGCGGCATCAAGCGCGTGCATCTGGCCAACCGCACCCTGGCGCGCGCTCGCGCGCTTGCGGAACAGTTCGGGCCGAGGGTGGTGCCGGTCGCGTGGGATGGCGCAGGCGGTCTGCTGCCGCGCGCCGGCCTGCTGGTGAATACGACCTCGCTCGGCATGCACGGCCAGCCTCCGCTCGAACTCGATGTGGATTTGCTGCCGTCCGATGCCGCGGTCGCGGATCTCGTTTACGTGCCGCTGCAAACGCCCTTGCTTGCCACCGCCCAAGGCCGCGGACTGAAGACCGCCGACGGGCTCGGCATGTTGCTGCACCAGGCGGTGCGGGGTTTTGAATTGTGGTTCGGCCGGCGCCCCGCGGTGACGCCGGAATTGCGTGCGCTGGTCGAGGCCGATCTCACGAAGACATGATCGGCTGATCGCGGATTTTTGAGCCGGAATATTCACGAAAAACCGGGGTCAATAGTTAGGTCAGCACAGCGCTGTCCCCCGGAGATTCTCGTATGCCCGCCTTTAGCTATCAACTCGTTCGCCCGCTTTTCGCCGTCGTGATGGTCGCGGCTTCCACGATTTATGCGATCGCCCAGCAGCCGCCGTCGCCGTCACGGGTTCGCGGCACCATCGAGGCCGTCGATGGCGAGGTGCTTGCGGTCAAGTCGCGCGCCGGCGAGGACGTCAAGCTGCACATGACCGGCGACATCAAGATCGTCGGCATCACCAAGATCGCGCTGTCCGACATCAAGGTCGGCTCCTTCATCGGTACCACCACGGTTCCCGGGCCGGACGGCAGCAACAATGCGGTCGAGGTCCATGTGTTTCCGGAAAACATGCGCGGCACCGGCGAGGGCTCGCGGCCCTACGATCTCAAGCCCAACAGCACCATGACCAATGCGACGGTGGAACAGTCCGTGGTCGGCAATGACGGCCACACCCTCAACATCAAGTACAAGGACGGCGAGAAGAAAGTCGTGGTTCCCGCGGAAACGCCTGTCGTCACCTACGTCCCCGCCGACAAGTCGGACCTCAAGCCCGGCGCCAAGGTGATCGCCTTCATGAAGAAGCTGCCGGACGGCTCGTTCGAGACCAACCGCGTCAGCGTCGGCCGCGACGGCCTGACGCCCCCGATGTGACGATGGAATAGGCCCTTCCATCCGGGGTTTGCGAAGGATCGGCCGCACAGACGGCCCAGGGAGGACATCATGCCGAAACTCGTCTCGTTGATCGCTTCGCTTGCCATTGTTTCCGCTGTCGCCACGGCGGCATCGGCGCAAACGCCGCCAACCGTGCGCATTCGCGGCACCATCGAGGCCGTCGATGGATCCATGCTGTCGATCAAGTCCCGCGAGGGCACCGACATGAAAGTGCGGATGACGGACAATGTGGCGGTGTTCGGCGTTGCCAAGACCGACCTGTCGGAAATCAAGGAAGGTTCCTACATCGGCGTCACCGCAGTTCCGGAACCGGACGGCGTTCAGAAGGCGGTCGCGGTGCATATTTTTCCCGAGAACCAGCGCGGCGCCGCCGAAGGCTTTCGGCCTTGGGATCAGCGCCCGAACTCGACCATGACCAATGCCACCGTCGCCCAGACCGTGAAGGGCACCGACGGCCAGAACATCCTGGTCAAGTACAAGGACGGCGAAAAGAAAGTCCTGGTGCCGCCGGGTACGCCGATCGTCACCTTCGTCGCCGGCGACAAGTCCGAACTGAAGCCCGGCGCCAAGATCATCATCTTCGGTGCGGTCAAGAAGGACGACGGCACGCTCGAAGCCAACCGCGTCAATGTCGGCCGCGACGGCATTACACCGCCGATGTGAGGCGACGCGTCATTCGGGGCGATGCGTAGCATCGATCCTTAGATGCGCAATTGCGCACCGGGGAATCTCGAGATTCTCAGGTGCGCAATTGCGCACCATAGTTCGCGTTGCGCGCGCCCCGGAATGACATTCGTCAGATCGCAAGCACGTGATCGTCGATTTCGGCGATGGTGTTGACGCCGCACAGGCCCATCGTGGTGATCAGTTCCTTGGCGAGGATGTCGAGCGCCTTGGTGACGCCGGCCTGTCCGCCGGCGCCGAGCCCGTAGGCATAGGCGCGGCCGATCATGCAGGACTTGGCGCCGAGCGCCAGCGCACGCATCACGTCCTGGCCGGAGCGGATGCCGCCGTCGAACATGATTTCCACCTGCGAGCCGACCTCATCGACGATCTCAGGCAGCACCTCGATCGACGACGGCGCGCCGTCGAGCTGACGGCCGCCGTGGTTGGAGACGACGATCGCCTGCGCACCGGTCTTGGCGGCGATCTCGGCATCCTCGACGTCGAGAATGCCCTTGAGGATCAGCTTGCCCGGCCAGATGCTGCGGATCCAATCGATGTCCTTCCAGTTCAGCGAGGTGTCGAACTGCGACGCCGTCCACTCCGACAGCTTGGTCAGGTCCTCGGTGCCTTTGACGTGACCGACGATGTTTCCGAAGCTGCGGCGCTTGCCGCGCAGCACGCCGGCGACCCATGACGGCTTGCTCGCGAAGTCCAGTAGTTTCGACAGCGACCATTCGGGCGGCACCGTCATGCCGTTCTTGATGTCCTGATGGCGCTGCCCGATCACCTGCAGGTCGACGGTGAGCACCAGCGCCGAGCACTTGGCGGCGATCGCACGCTCGATCAGCGACTTGATGAAGCCGCGGTCCTTCATCACGTAGAGCTGGAACCAGAACGGCTTGTCGACGGCAGCCGCGATGTCCTCGATCGAGCAGATCGACATCGTGCTCTGGGTGAAGGGAATGCCGGCGGCCTGCGCCGCGCGGCAGGCATAAATCTCGCCGTCGCCATGCTGCATACCGAGCAGGCCGACCGGCGCCAGGATCAGCGGCATCGCGGCGGGTTCGCCGAGAATCGTGGTCGAGAGATCGCGTTTCGACACGTCGACCAGGATGCGCTGGCGGAACTTGATCTGCTGCAGGTCGTCGTGGTTGGCGCGCAGCGTGTCCTCGGTATAGGAGCCGCGGTCCGCATAGTCGAAAAACGCTTTCGGGACGCGCCGCTGGTGCAACTGGCGCAGATCCTCAATGCAGGTAATGTGCTTCATGGACGTTCCGGCCCTTCTTGAATTTCTTGGCTGTGTTGTCATCTAGCATGGTTGGTTCGCCAGCCAAATCGCGGACCAAAGCCCGCGGGAGGGAGATGTCATGTCTGCACCGCGTACCACTTCCAAAGCTGCCAGCGCCGCCGAAAAACAGGCCGAGAAGCGCCGGCTGGACGAGGCCCTGGAGGAGGGGCTGGAAGAGACTTTTCCGGGCTCCGACCCGGTCAGTGTGACCCAGCCGGCGCCCTCGAGGGGCGACAGCCATGTCAAACGGGGTGGCTGAGATCCCGCAGCGGCACCGCCGAATCGGAAAATGGTGCACTACGACAATGGCTTAGCTATTGCCTTTGGCTGCCGTTGGCCGTAATGATTCATCATATTTTTTGAAGTCCTTTTAGCCCCTGAGGGATTATAACCCCTGCACGCTACGATGGGCGTTCGGGGATTCCTGCCGGGAATGGCTAGTTTAGCCCCCGGTCGGGAAATCTTGGGGAATGCTGGGGGGTCATATGAGCCGCAAATATTTCGGTACCGACGGGATTCGGGGCCGCGCCAATGGTTTGATCACGCCGGAACTCGCGCTCAAGGTGGGGCAGGCGGCCGGGCTGGTGTTTCAGCGCGGCGACCATCGCCATCGCGTCGTCATCGGCAAGGACACGCGGCTCTCCGGCTACATGATCGAATACGCCATGGTGGCCGGCTTTACCTCGGTCGGCATGGACGTGCTGCTGCTCGGGCCGATCCCGACACCGGCGGTGGCGATGCTGACCAAGTCGATGCGCGCCGATCTCGGCGTGATGATTTCGGCGTCCCACAACCTGTTCGAGGACAACGGCATCAAGCTGTTCGGCCCACAGGGCTTCAAATTGTCCGACGACGTCGAGAAGCAGATCGAGCAGTTGCTGGACGAACCGATCGACCGCCATCTGGCGCAGAGCGCCAGCCTCGGTCGCGCCCGCCGCATCGACGGCGTCCACGACCGCTACATCGAATTCGCCAAGCGCACGCTGCCGCGCGAACTCTCGCTCGACGGCCTGCGCGTCGTGATCGATTGCGCCCACGGCGCTGCCTACAAGGTGGTGCCGGAAGCGCTATGGGAGCTGGGTGCCGACGTCGTCGCGATCGGCGTCGATCCGGACGGATTCAACATCAACAAGGAATGCGGCTCGACGTCGCCGGAGGCGCTGAGCAAGAAGGTGCGCGAGATGCGCGCCGATATCGGCATCGCGCTCGACGGCGACGCCGATCGCGTCATCCTGGTCGATGAGCGCGGCCATGTGGTCGACGGCGACCAGCTTCTGGCCGTGATCGCGCAGAGCTGGAAGGAAGACGGCCGGCTCGCCAGGCCCGGCATCGTCGCCACCGTGATGTCCAATCTCGGGCTCGAACGCTTCCTCGAGGGCCATGGTATCGGCATGGTGCGCACGCCGGTCGGCGACCGCTACGTGCTCGAGCAGATGCTGAAGCAGGGCTACAATCTCGGCGGCGAACCGTCGGGCCACATCATCCTGTCCGACTATGCCACCACCGGCGATGGTTTCGTCGCCGCGCTGCAGGTGCTGGCCGTGGTGCAAAAGCTTCGCCGCCCGGTGTCGGAAGTCTGCCACCGCTTCGATCCGCTGCCGCAGATCCTCAAGAATGTGCGCTACCGCAGCGGCAAGCCGCTCGACCATGCCGGCGTGCAATCGGCGATCGTCGACGGCGAAAAGCGCCTCAACGGCCACGGCCGCCTGCTGGTCCGCTCCTCCGGCACCGAGCCGGTGATCCGGGTGATGGGCGAGGGCGACGACCGCATCCTGGTCGAGGACGTCGTCAACCAGATATGCGACGCACTCGGTCACGCCGCGGCAGCCTAAGGCGCGCAATATCTGGATA
The Bradyrhizobium sp. KBS0727 genome window above contains:
- a CDS encoding elongation factor G; protein product: MGQDVRSPRGPRCIALVGPFQSGKTSLLEAILARTGAIPRAGSVDAGTSVGDSSPEARHHKMGVGLSAATTSFMGDSYTFIDCPGSIEFAQDMRAALPAVDAAVVVCEADEKKLPQLQIILRELEDLGIPRFLFLNKIDRANKRIRETLATLQPASRVPLVLRQIPIWNGELIEGFVDLALERAFVYREHKASEVVDLDGGNLDREKEARFSMLEKLADHDDALMEQLLEDIQPPRDAVFDDLARELREGLICPVLLGAATRENGVLRLMKALRHEAPDVTTTAKRLGVSSQKDALAYVLKTVHLQHGGKLSLTRMLAGHLDDGATLQSSSGETGRVSGILAVNGAYDSKRAAAEAGDTIALGKLDAIRTGDTLSSGKTAPSALAHVEPAPPVLAMSLAATDRKDDVKLGQSLLRLNEEDPSLTMVQNPQTHDIVLWGQGEMHLRVALERLHERFGVNVKSHAPAIGYQETIRKSITQRGRHKKQSGGHGQFGDVVLEVKPMPRGSGFEFHEKVVGGAVPRNYIGAVEEGVVDGLTRGPLGFPVIDLTVTLTDGSYHSVDSSDLAFRTAARIGMSEALPQCQPVLLEPIHMVEIVCPTDATAKINAILSARRGQILGFDTRENWPGWDCVRATMPEAEIGDLIVELRSATAGAGSFTRQFDRMSEVTGRAADQIIAAHRVAA
- a CDS encoding DUF992 domain-containing protein gives rise to the protein MHRFLILAGAALAMLTASIACANAQAPGRVQVGVLECRGAASIGFVVGSVTNLGCVLRAEGLPEDRYIATIRKLGLDLGITQESALAWGVFAPVARLGPGDLSGTYAGAQGSATLGVGVGGNVLIGGSNNSIALQPLSVQGQVGVSVAAGLESLELRPGR
- a CDS encoding pyridoxal phosphate-dependent aminotransferase, producing MTFLSAALDRVKPSATIAVTDKARALKAAGRNVIGLGAGEPDFDTPANIKLAAIHAIEAGKTKYTDVGGIPELKEAIIAKFQRENGLTYKPNQVIVGTGGKQVLYNALMATINPGDEVIIPAPYWVSYPEMVALAGGESVPVVCPASSGFKLRPEDLEKAITPKTKWIILCSPSNPTGAAYTRSELKAITDVLVKHPNIWVMTDDMYEHLVYDDFVFSTPAQVEPKLYDRTLTVNGVSKAYCMTGWRIGYAGGPAELIKAMQTIQSQSTSNPSSISQWASVEALNGPQDFIPVHNKVFKERRDLVVSMLNQAKGIECPRPEGAFYVYPSCGGTIGKTSPSGKVIANDEDFVTELLETEGVAVVQGSAFGLGPAFRISYATKTSDLEDACKRIQRFCGNLR
- a CDS encoding glycosyltransferase family 87 protein — its product is MTNIRQGLRSGDWLTAARMRGYSLILFGLSVLVFAGWIAVADGLIDRNGQPIGTDFSNVYAAGALTWQGRSAEAYAPPLQHAAEKAVFDGREVPFYGWHYPPFFLAIAVLVAAVPYAWGLAIWLIASFAAYLAAIRAILPRPETLLAATAFPAVFVNVGHGQNGFLTAALLGGALHWLDRRPTLAGVLIGLLAYKPQFGVLIPIALVAGGRWRTIGAAAITVAVLVAVSFLTLGGSIWHAFTDSMNFTQTIVLEQGGTGWQKIQSIFSAVRAWGVGVPIAYAVQASLLVSLAASLAWLWHSDAAFELKAAALAVGSLLATPYVLDYDLVVLAVAIAFFARYGLDRGFRDFEISLLAAAWIVPLLSRSIAGVTTIPLGLMVMLAFYAFVLRRAALDRADIAVGARRIAQA
- a CDS encoding DUF992 domain-containing protein — its product is MRFLTLTLATAALIAPLASANALPPVRAGILQCQGGQNVGFVVGSVTSLECVFQSEGRRPEPYIATVRRYGLDLGITAQTQLAWAVNAPNSRISRGDLAGNYGGVGANASVGIGGGGNFLVGGPANSYALQPISLQGQTGLNVAAGIADIELQPFRGHAPRRHYHRHRRG
- a CDS encoding glutathione S-transferase family protein, translating into MYKLYSMQRSGNSYKVRLALALLNAPYHAIEVDILRGESRTPDFLAKNPSGQVPLLEVGEGRYLAESNAILWYVCGGTSLAPESRIERAEALQWMFFEQHALEPNIGAAYFWLSLVKGGRDLQTHALEDWMERGYAALQVMENHLRNHAYFAAGQLTVADIAVYGYTHVADRCDYDLATFPAIRSWLRRVEQTPGFVAMDWQPGAEVDDPARIAAGA